The Vibrio chagasii genome includes a region encoding these proteins:
- the gltX gene encoding glutamate--tRNA ligase → MTVKTRFAPSPTGYLHVGGARTALYSWLFAKNQGGEFVLRIEDTDLERNSQEAVDAILEGMQWMGMEWDEGPYYQSKRFDRYNEMVDKLLAEDKAYKCYASKELLDEIRAEQEANKEMARYDANHPKIIAANEAAQEGDACVIRFRNPKEGSVVFDDQIRGRIEISNSQLDDLIIRRTDGAPTYNFVVVVDDWDMGITHVVRGEDHINNTPRQINIYEALGAPVPTFAHCAMILGDDGAKLSKRHGAVSVMQYRDEGYLPNALNNYLVRLGWSHGDQEIFSQEEMIEFFSLNAISKSASAFNTEKLLWLNNHYIKTSEPEYVAKYLQWHLDAQKIDTTNGPAITEVIKLVGERCNTLIELAEQSRYFYEDFSEFEAGAAKKHLRGVAKGPLELALAKVEALEEFTTANIKDGVIAAVCEELEIGMGKIGMPLRVAVTGGGQSPSVDAVMELVGKERVIARIKMALEFIAEREANA, encoded by the coding sequence ATGACGGTTAAAACTCGTTTTGCTCCTAGCCCAACTGGCTATCTTCACGTTGGTGGTGCACGTACTGCACTTTACTCTTGGCTATTCGCTAAAAACCAAGGCGGTGAATTCGTTCTACGTATCGAAGACACAGACCTTGAGCGTAACTCTCAAGAAGCGGTTGATGCAATTCTAGAAGGCATGCAATGGATGGGTATGGAATGGGACGAAGGTCCTTACTACCAATCTAAGCGTTTTGACCGTTACAACGAAATGGTTGATAAGCTTCTAGCTGAAGACAAAGCATACAAATGCTACGCGTCTAAAGAACTGCTTGATGAAATTCGTGCAGAGCAAGAAGCAAACAAAGAGATGGCTCGTTACGATGCGAACCACCCTAAAATTATTGCCGCTAACGAAGCAGCACAAGAAGGCGATGCGTGCGTTATCCGTTTCCGCAACCCTAAAGAAGGCAGTGTAGTATTTGATGACCAAATCCGTGGTCGCATCGAAATTTCTAACAGCCAACTTGATGACCTAATCATTCGTCGTACAGATGGTGCTCCCACTTACAACTTCGTAGTTGTAGTGGATGACTGGGACATGGGTATTACACACGTTGTTCGTGGTGAAGACCACATCAACAACACACCTCGTCAAATCAACATCTACGAAGCACTAGGCGCGCCAGTTCCAACTTTCGCTCACTGTGCAATGATCCTAGGTGATGACGGTGCGAAACTGTCTAAGCGTCACGGTGCTGTATCAGTAATGCAATACCGCGACGAAGGTTACCTACCTAACGCACTAAACAACTACCTAGTACGTTTAGGTTGGTCTCACGGTGACCAAGAGATCTTCTCTCAAGAAGAGATGATTGAGTTCTTCAGCCTGAACGCAATCAGCAAGTCTGCATCTGCATTCAATACTGAAAAGCTACTTTGGTTGAACAACCACTACATCAAAACTTCTGAGCCTGAGTACGTTGCAAAATACCTGCAATGGCACCTAGACGCGCAGAAGATCGATACAACAAACGGCCCTGCTATCACTGAAGTGATCAAGCTAGTTGGCGAGCGTTGTAACACGCTTATCGAACTTGCTGAGCAGTCTCGTTACTTCTACGAAGATTTCTCTGAGTTTGAAGCGGGCGCAGCGAAGAAGCACCTACGTGGTGTAGCTAAAGGTCCACTAGAGCTTGCTCTTGCTAAGGTTGAAGCTCTTGAAGAGTTCACGACAGCAAACATCAAAGATGGTGTGATTGCTGCAGTATGTGAAGAGTTAGAGATCGGCATGGGTAAAATCGGTATGCCACTTCGCGTAGCAGTAACAGGTGGCGGTCAGTCTCCTTCTGTTGATGCAGTTATGGAGCTTGTTGGTAAAGAGCGCGTAATCGCTCGCATCAAGATGGCTCTTGAGTTCATCGCAGAGCGTGAAGCTAACGCTTAA
- a CDS encoding Sbal_3080 family lipoprotein produces MKNWLAVAAVTLLAGCSAPKYSGNALPEANSIKNITIVEDTKTRTVFLDSMLDWCLNNQVKCKVVADGSEHKPEEVTLDYVSRWSWDLRTFVADAKISAYQDQQRVGNVEFKAPNSGNFSKFGDDMERIKAMMDILFDKKSAAQATQMIADDQL; encoded by the coding sequence ATGAAAAACTGGTTAGCCGTTGCTGCTGTCACTTTACTCGCAGGTTGTAGTGCTCCTAAATATTCAGGAAACGCACTGCCAGAAGCGAACAGCATTAAAAACATCACCATCGTAGAAGACACCAAGACGCGCACTGTGTTTCTTGATTCGATGCTCGATTGGTGTTTGAACAATCAAGTTAAATGTAAGGTTGTCGCAGACGGCTCTGAACACAAGCCTGAAGAAGTCACGCTAGATTACGTATCTCGTTGGAGCTGGGATTTGAGAACCTTTGTGGCAGACGCAAAGATCTCAGCTTATCAAGATCAACAGCGCGTTGGTAACGTAGAGTTTAAGGCGCCGAATAGCGGCAACTTTTCGAAGTTTGGTGACGATATGGAACGTATCAAAGCGATGATGGATATATTGTTCGATAAGAAATCAGCCGCGCAAGCAACCCAAATGATTGCCGACGACCAGCTATAG
- a CDS encoding beta-ketoacyl-ACP synthase, translating to MTRRVVVTGMSGVTAFGNDWLQIEPKLKACENATQYMPSFEQYDGLNTKLAAPIDDFQLPKHYKRKQVRGMGRVSRLATVATENALEQAGLIGHDVLTNGETGIAYGSSTGSTDAVGAFGVMLNEKSTRAITATTYVQMMPHTAAVNVGLFFGLRGRVIPTSSACTSGSQAIGYAYEAIKHGYQTVMVAGGGEELCPTESAVFDTLFATSLKNDTPKKSPSPYDSERDGLVIGEGAGTLILEEYEHAVARGAKIYAEIIGFASNCDAAHVTQPQMETMQICMEKALRDAQLPAEKIGYVSAHGTATEKGDIAESNATANIFGEVPISSLKSYFGHTLGACGAIEAWLSLEMMHSGWFSPTLNLENVDEQCGKLDYITGSGRELDVEYLMSNNFAFGGINTSIIFKKI from the coding sequence ATGACCCGCCGCGTTGTTGTAACTGGCATGTCTGGTGTTACTGCTTTTGGTAACGACTGGCTACAGATAGAGCCAAAGCTAAAAGCCTGTGAAAATGCGACTCAATATATGCCAAGCTTCGAGCAATATGACGGTCTCAACACTAAGCTTGCAGCGCCTATTGATGACTTCCAACTGCCTAAACACTATAAGCGTAAACAAGTACGTGGCATGGGGCGTGTATCACGCCTAGCAACGGTTGCTACTGAGAATGCATTGGAGCAAGCCGGCTTAATTGGTCACGATGTATTAACCAATGGTGAAACGGGTATCGCTTACGGCTCTTCAACCGGCAGTACTGATGCGGTTGGTGCGTTTGGTGTGATGCTGAATGAGAAGTCGACACGAGCAATCACAGCAACCACTTACGTTCAAATGATGCCGCACACAGCAGCGGTAAACGTAGGCCTGTTCTTTGGTCTGCGTGGTCGCGTGATTCCCACCAGCAGCGCATGTACTTCAGGAAGCCAAGCCATTGGCTACGCCTATGAAGCGATCAAGCATGGTTACCAAACCGTCATGGTCGCCGGTGGTGGTGAAGAGCTATGCCCAACTGAGTCTGCCGTTTTCGATACCCTTTTCGCTACCAGTTTAAAAAACGACACACCCAAGAAATCCCCTAGCCCATACGACAGCGAGCGTGATGGCTTAGTGATTGGTGAAGGAGCAGGTACTCTGATACTTGAAGAGTACGAACATGCGGTTGCTCGCGGCGCAAAAATTTATGCCGAAATCATTGGTTTCGCTAGCAACTGCGATGCCGCCCACGTGACCCAACCTCAAATGGAAACCATGCAAATCTGTATGGAAAAAGCATTGAGAGACGCACAACTTCCAGCTGAAAAGATTGGCTATGTCTCGGCGCATGGCACTGCAACTGAAAAAGGTGACATCGCCGAAAGTAACGCGACAGCGAATATCTTTGGCGAAGTGCCTATTAGTTCTCTTAAGAGTTACTTTGGCCATACGCTTGGCGCATGTGGTGCGATTGAAGCGTGGCTCAGCCTTGAGATGATGCACAGCGGTTGGTTCAGCCCAACCCTAAACCTAGAGAATGTCGATGAACAATGCGGCAAGCTCGATTACATCACGGGCTCGGGTCGCGAATTGGATGTTGAATATCTGATGAGCAACAACTTTGCCTTTGGCGGCATCAACACTTCAATCATCTTCAAGAAAATCTAG
- a CDS encoding 3-ketoacyl-ACP reductase FabG2: protein MTRQVLVTGASKGIGKAIAIQLAKDGFEIAVHYMGDKQGAEETLQSITEQGGAGRLIQFDISNRSECREKLESDIAEHGAYYGVVNNAGITRDTAFPAMTEEEWDGVIHTNLDSFYNVLHPCVMPMVQKRKGGRIVTLASVSGIMGNRGQTNYAAAKAGVIGATKSLALELAKRKITVNCVAPGLIDTGMVDEHVKDHALPQVPLRRMGEPEEVAGLVSYLMSDIAGYVTRQVISVNGGLV, encoded by the coding sequence ATGACCCGTCAGGTTTTAGTCACTGGTGCCAGCAAAGGCATTGGTAAAGCGATCGCTATTCAACTCGCGAAAGACGGATTTGAAATCGCCGTTCATTACATGGGTGACAAACAAGGCGCTGAGGAGACTCTACAATCGATCACCGAGCAAGGTGGCGCTGGACGTCTTATCCAATTTGATATCAGCAACCGCAGCGAATGTCGTGAAAAGCTAGAGTCTGATATTGCTGAACATGGCGCTTACTACGGCGTAGTAAACAATGCAGGCATTACTCGCGACACTGCATTCCCAGCGATGACAGAAGAAGAGTGGGACGGCGTGATCCATACCAACCTAGACAGCTTCTACAACGTACTTCACCCTTGTGTCATGCCTATGGTGCAAAAGCGTAAAGGTGGCCGTATCGTCACGCTAGCGTCTGTATCAGGCATTATGGGTAACCGTGGTCAAACGAACTATGCAGCGGCAAAAGCGGGTGTGATTGGCGCGACTAAATCTCTTGCTCTAGAACTCGCAAAACGCAAGATCACGGTAAACTGTGTCGCTCCTGGCTTAATTGACACAGGTATGGTTGACGAGCACGTGAAAGATCATGCACTTCCTCAAGTACCACTGCGCCGTATGGGTGAGCCGGAAGAAGTGGCTGGTCTAGTCAGCTACCTAATGTCTGATATTGCAGGCTACGTAACTCGCCAAGTGATTTCAGTAAATGGAGGCTTAGTATGA
- a CDS encoding hotdog family protein yields the protein MTDIPSVDQLLPHDDPMILIDRAISVEALSIHCQVDIGDHNLFFNAESQTVPAYVGIEFMAQSVAAWSGYHALKNGTTPPIGFLLGSRRYKSLCDEFTQGQTLDIYAEQLMEDSGMAVFTARVEDQGELVAQCQLNVYVPTEQKLQEMKTRSPS from the coding sequence ATGACTGATATCCCTTCTGTAGACCAACTTCTCCCTCACGATGATCCGATGATATTAATCGATCGTGCTATCAGCGTAGAGGCGTTGTCGATCCACTGTCAGGTCGATATTGGTGACCATAATCTGTTCTTTAATGCCGAATCTCAAACGGTCCCAGCTTATGTTGGCATCGAGTTTATGGCGCAGTCTGTAGCGGCGTGGTCTGGATATCACGCGCTAAAAAACGGCACCACTCCCCCTATTGGTTTCCTGCTTGGCTCTCGTCGCTATAAATCACTGTGTGATGAGTTTACTCAAGGTCAGACCCTTGATATCTATGCCGAGCAGCTTATGGAAGACAGTGGTATGGCCGTATTTACCGCAAGAGTCGAAGACCAAGGCGAGTTGGTAGCTCAATGCCAACTCAATGTTTACGTACCAACCGAACAAAAATTACAAGAAATGAAAACTAGGAGCCCATCATGA
- a CDS encoding beta-ketoacyl-[acyl-carrier-protein] synthase family protein, whose product MPIYIQDCGFHSALGSSITDIHGCLKGEREPNMIEVSDMLNDGKHTVVGKIAGALPEVPSTLVKYATRNNQLALSALNQIKDSIELAKAQFGADRIAVVIGTSTSGISDGEAAFKQKLTNGEFPEDYHYSKQELGDTSEFVSQYCALTGPNYVISTACSSSGRVFLTAQRLLGSGMADAVLVGGVDTLCKLTLNGFHGLEALSTKHCKPFSASRDGINIGEAAAFMLLSKTKIKRVHSTQNTPQIALLGCGDSSDAHHISAPHPEGNGAEQAMKKALYSAQLTAEDIGYINAHGTATPLNDSMESKAIHRIFANKVPVSSTKPLTGHTLGAASAIEAAIAWHILKYDLPLPLQKCQDKAEDIEVDLVNCSQKLKVKNILSNSFAFGGNNISLIFGVVND is encoded by the coding sequence ATGCCTATTTATATCCAAGACTGTGGTTTCCACTCAGCGCTAGGCTCCAGTATTACTGACATTCATGGGTGCTTAAAAGGCGAACGTGAACCGAACATGATTGAAGTCAGTGATATGCTGAACGACGGCAAACACACTGTCGTTGGCAAAATCGCAGGTGCGCTACCAGAGGTTCCGTCCACTCTCGTGAAGTATGCCACTCGCAACAACCAACTGGCGTTATCAGCTCTCAACCAAATCAAAGATTCTATTGAACTTGCCAAGGCACAATTTGGCGCAGACCGCATTGCTGTTGTTATAGGCACCAGTACCTCTGGTATCTCCGATGGTGAAGCGGCCTTCAAACAAAAACTGACAAACGGTGAGTTTCCAGAAGATTACCATTACTCAAAACAAGAGCTTGGGGACACTTCTGAGTTCGTTAGCCAATACTGCGCGTTGACGGGGCCAAACTACGTCATCTCTACGGCTTGCTCATCCAGCGGCCGCGTGTTTCTGACCGCCCAGCGCTTGTTAGGTTCAGGCATGGCTGATGCCGTATTAGTAGGTGGTGTGGATACCTTATGTAAGCTGACACTCAATGGTTTCCATGGTCTTGAAGCCCTTTCAACTAAACATTGTAAGCCATTTAGCGCATCTCGAGATGGCATCAATATTGGTGAAGCAGCCGCATTTATGTTGCTCAGTAAAACCAAGATCAAGCGTGTTCATTCTACTCAAAACACACCTCAAATTGCCTTATTAGGCTGTGGTGATAGCTCTGATGCACACCACATTTCAGCGCCTCATCCTGAAGGAAATGGAGCTGAACAAGCGATGAAAAAAGCTTTATATTCTGCACAGTTAACCGCAGAAGACATCGGTTACATCAATGCGCATGGTACAGCAACGCCACTCAATGACTCGATGGAAAGCAAAGCCATCCATCGTATTTTTGCAAACAAGGTTCCCGTAAGTTCTACCAAGCCGTTGACCGGGCATACTCTAGGCGCAGCAAGTGCGATTGAGGCTGCAATTGCTTGGCATATTTTGAAATATGACTTACCGCTTCCCTTACAAAAATGTCAGGATAAAGCTGAAGATATTGAGGTTGATTTGGTAAACTGTTCCCAGAAACTTAAAGTAAAGAATATCTTAAGCAACTCGTTTGCTTTTGGTGGTAACAACATTAGCCTGATTTTTGGTGTAGTAAATGACTGA
- a CDS encoding DUF3261 domain-containing protein produces MNKTIKIALAVVFSFLLNACSLVSQQPTGASVTINQDRELALPLPEELGYSLTASQLISASWQEDTQQLPVQVEVTPDKVVLAGFSSWGTRILSLQYQNQAIETQVLSGLGATLPQPEQVLFNLMLTLWPAEAWAQPLQGIGWHLVDTDNSRTVFDDDKKAIIRIDYQAKPNTHKTAGNIVFKHLTQGYTITIQTLNSTIVDTPSKS; encoded by the coding sequence ATGAACAAGACAATCAAGATAGCGCTCGCTGTCGTATTTAGCTTCCTACTCAATGCCTGTTCACTGGTTTCTCAACAACCGACAGGTGCGAGCGTCACTATCAATCAAGACAGAGAACTCGCCTTGCCCCTACCCGAAGAACTTGGGTACTCATTAACAGCAAGTCAGTTGATTAGCGCAAGCTGGCAAGAAGATACCCAGCAGTTACCAGTTCAAGTTGAAGTTACACCCGATAAGGTCGTTTTAGCCGGCTTTTCTTCTTGGGGTACACGCATATTATCGCTGCAGTATCAAAACCAAGCCATTGAAACACAAGTGCTATCTGGCCTCGGTGCTACCCTACCGCAGCCCGAACAGGTACTGTTTAATTTGATGCTCACCTTGTGGCCTGCAGAAGCATGGGCCCAACCACTACAAGGTATAGGCTGGCATTTAGTCGATACAGATAACAGCCGCACTGTGTTTGATGACGACAAGAAGGCAATCATCCGAATTGATTACCAAGCCAAACCGAATACACACAAAACGGCAGGCAACATTGTTTTTAAACATTTGACCCAAGGCTACACCATTACTATACAAACGTTGAATTCAACGATTGTCGATACCCCAAGTAAGAGCTAA
- a CDS encoding MMPL family transporter produces the protein MPKRNNFNSKLALVWLVIAALFSGLLIKQFAFSSSVPIESNIMKLLPENQQDPMVEQAFQQISNSMSEQVVFILSGADIKNTIAATKAFEKALNHGTFSGGSVLFKHVQGKINSSTQSQWSDFYFRHRAQLLTEQQKKTLTHAPESRAQYVIQSLYNPFSGVTATELTLDPFLLFRDYISEVGTRSSNFGLKDGYLTAQSQEQSHILVTATLAGSPYSLTIQEQLPALDTLERDIEKQFDVKVQHTGVVFYANYGTQSAKSEISTIGLGSLAGVILLVWLTFRSALPLALSLLSISTGLLVALASTVAIFGKVHLFSLVFGASLIGVSIDYSFHYLTDRLAAGSQWQSDKGLKHILVAITLGLITSLIGYLGLLVAPFPGLQQLALFSSIGLIAAYASVVCWYPVLASKPSQERALPLAGLWHTWLNLWSHPRFRIGLPLIVTVLSLASITQVRYDDDIRQLQAMPDELKQQEQAISEISGLGSAQNMLLVTAESNQALLNKLALISSNLDNLVAQQAISGYRSVNQHLPSEQEQHHNYQLVKQLYDSQSATLQTTLGWPSFPELPKYSPITLDEFLPSPVSEPIRPLWLKPINNQAASVIMIKDVTNTELFSQWLESDFAQQQGVKYLNKADEISSLFAEYRVKITELLLIAFAAIGMVLGWRYGVKQSLLMLLPSLIAGVAGLAVTGVLGSTLNLFNLLGLILILGIGIDYTLFFAEQKKSLSTLLAITLSGLTTLLSFGLLSLSQTHAIHSFGITVLTGIFVAWLLSPLAINNEQATEKNKPREAFR, from the coding sequence ATGCCGAAGCGCAACAATTTCAACTCTAAGCTCGCCCTTGTCTGGCTAGTAATTGCGGCGCTTTTTAGCGGACTGTTGATTAAACAGTTCGCTTTTTCTTCTTCAGTGCCGATCGAAAGCAACATAATGAAATTGCTGCCTGAAAATCAACAAGATCCTATGGTTGAACAAGCTTTCCAGCAGATTTCCAACTCTATGAGTGAGCAAGTGGTGTTTATCTTGAGTGGAGCAGACATCAAGAACACTATTGCGGCAACTAAAGCCTTTGAAAAAGCACTCAATCATGGCACGTTTTCTGGTGGCTCAGTACTCTTCAAGCATGTACAAGGTAAAATCAACTCAAGTACGCAAAGCCAATGGAGTGACTTCTACTTCCGTCATCGAGCTCAGCTACTAACAGAGCAACAAAAAAAGACTCTGACGCACGCACCTGAGTCACGAGCTCAGTATGTGATTCAATCCTTGTACAACCCTTTTTCAGGCGTAACAGCGACCGAGCTAACCTTAGACCCATTCCTGTTATTTCGAGACTATATAAGCGAGGTTGGCACCCGCTCGAGTAACTTTGGACTTAAAGATGGCTATCTCACCGCTCAATCTCAAGAGCAATCACATATCCTCGTTACCGCAACGCTGGCGGGCTCTCCTTATAGCCTGACGATTCAAGAACAACTACCCGCGCTAGATACTTTAGAGCGAGACATTGAGAAGCAATTTGACGTTAAAGTTCAGCACACTGGCGTGGTTTTCTACGCAAATTACGGCACCCAAAGTGCGAAATCTGAAATCAGCACTATTGGTTTAGGGTCATTAGCGGGCGTAATTTTATTGGTGTGGTTAACGTTTCGTAGCGCACTCCCACTTGCCTTGTCTTTACTCTCAATTAGCACGGGGTTATTGGTCGCATTGGCGAGCACCGTCGCTATCTTTGGCAAGGTCCACCTATTCAGCTTGGTGTTTGGCGCGAGCTTGATTGGCGTATCCATCGATTACTCGTTTCATTACCTTACTGACCGTTTGGCCGCAGGAAGCCAATGGCAGAGTGACAAAGGGCTAAAGCACATCTTAGTTGCCATCACCCTAGGTTTAATCACTAGCTTAATCGGATACTTAGGGCTGCTGGTTGCGCCTTTCCCTGGTCTACAACAACTTGCACTATTCTCGTCCATCGGACTTATCGCCGCCTACGCAAGCGTGGTGTGTTGGTACCCCGTGTTGGCCTCTAAACCGAGCCAAGAACGAGCGCTTCCTTTGGCTGGCCTTTGGCACACATGGTTAAACTTGTGGAGCCATCCTAGGTTTAGAATCGGCTTGCCATTGATAGTGACCGTCTTAAGTTTGGCGTCAATCACTCAGGTTCGCTACGACGACGATATCAGGCAGCTTCAAGCAATGCCTGACGAGCTAAAACAACAAGAGCAAGCTATCTCTGAGATATCTGGTTTAGGTAGTGCTCAGAACATGCTGCTAGTTACTGCCGAAAGCAACCAAGCGCTGCTCAATAAGTTAGCATTGATCAGTTCTAATCTTGATAACTTAGTCGCTCAGCAAGCTATCTCAGGCTATCGCAGCGTCAATCAACACCTGCCAAGTGAGCAAGAACAACACCATAACTATCAGCTGGTTAAGCAGCTTTATGATAGTCAAAGCGCCACACTACAAACTACGCTTGGCTGGCCGAGCTTCCCAGAGCTTCCTAAATACAGTCCGATCACGCTCGATGAGTTTCTACCGTCGCCTGTATCAGAACCTATTCGCCCGCTTTGGTTAAAACCAATCAATAACCAAGCAGCGTCAGTTATCATGATCAAAGACGTCACTAACACTGAGCTGTTCTCACAATGGTTAGAGTCCGACTTTGCTCAGCAGCAAGGTGTGAAATACCTCAATAAAGCAGATGAAATCTCCTCTCTTTTTGCTGAGTACCGCGTCAAAATTACCGAGCTGTTATTGATTGCCTTCGCTGCTATTGGCATGGTGCTAGGTTGGCGATATGGCGTGAAACAAAGCCTATTAATGCTTCTACCATCTCTAATTGCAGGTGTCGCGGGGTTAGCGGTGACTGGCGTTTTAGGCTCAACATTAAACCTATTTAATCTGCTTGGTTTGATTCTGATTTTAGGGATCGGTATCGACTACACCCTGTTCTTTGCGGAGCAGAAGAAGTCGCTGAGCACCCTATTAGCAATCACTTTATCTGGCCTCACGACACTGCTGTCATTCGGCTTACTGTCACTGAGTCAGACTCATGCCATTCATAGCTTCGGGATTACCGTGTTAACCGGAATTTTTGTGGCGTGGCTGCTTTCCCCGCTCGCCATCAACAATGAGCAAGCCACAGAAAAGAACAAACCTCGTGAGGCATTTAGATGA
- a CDS encoding LolA family protein — MNLFKRSRKHINIVLLGLTAIMTSGLVSAEESAAAVGSISELQTVLSENSIVRGEFTQTRNMEMFAQPLTSQGTFLLDKSNGLLWTQTTPFPVNLVLTDNKLSQRFADQPAKIITDKENPMAFYFSHIFLSVFHGDTQKLQDQFSLSFQPATAQSSDQNTGSWTLTLKPKSAPMNAIFEAIRLQGNSDIERIELKEIRGDSTVIEFSQLSHQPEVLSDAEAQQFQL, encoded by the coding sequence ATGAATCTGTTTAAACGCAGCCGCAAACACATCAATATTGTGCTACTTGGGCTTACAGCGATAATGACGAGTGGCCTTGTAAGCGCTGAAGAGAGCGCTGCTGCTGTCGGTTCTATCTCAGAGCTGCAGACGGTACTCAGCGAAAATAGCATTGTTCGTGGCGAGTTCACTCAAACGCGCAATATGGAGATGTTCGCCCAACCTCTGACGTCGCAAGGTACATTCCTATTAGACAAATCAAATGGCCTACTCTGGACACAAACCACACCGTTTCCGGTGAACTTAGTGCTCACCGACAACAAGTTGAGCCAAAGGTTTGCCGACCAGCCCGCAAAGATCATCACTGATAAAGAAAACCCAATGGCGTTTTATTTCAGCCATATTTTCCTATCTGTGTTCCACGGTGATACACAAAAACTTCAAGACCAATTCTCACTGTCATTCCAGCCTGCAACTGCGCAAAGCTCAGACCAAAACACAGGATCTTGGACACTGACTCTTAAGCCCAAAAGCGCACCAATGAATGCAATATTTGAGGCTATCAGACTGCAAGGTAACAGTGATATTGAGCGTATTGAGTTAAAGGAGATTCGCGGAGATAGCACGGTGATCGAATTTAGCCAGCTAAGCCATCAACCGGAAGTATTGTCAGATGCCGAAGCGCAACAATTTCAACTCTAA
- a CDS encoding acyl-CoA thioesterase, whose amino-acid sequence MSESLHPLQSEVTLVTSFQDADPMGVIYHGNYFRFFEEVRRIMMDKIEYNYHEMKDSGYMWPIIDTRVKYIKAIPFNHKIKVTAKLTEWENRLRVDYEIHDALTGARMTRAHTMQVAVTIEEQEMCFASPKVFTEKVEHWHQFGCLPLTAEQQPQASSPPQVNHESV is encoded by the coding sequence ATGTCTGAAAGCCTTCATCCATTACAATCTGAGGTGACACTTGTCACCTCATTCCAAGATGCCGACCCAATGGGCGTGATCTATCACGGCAACTACTTCCGATTTTTCGAAGAAGTACGACGCATCATGATGGACAAGATTGAGTACAACTACCATGAGATGAAGGATTCAGGCTACATGTGGCCTATCATCGATACCCGCGTAAAATACATTAAGGCGATACCGTTTAATCACAAAATTAAAGTAACGGCGAAGCTCACCGAGTGGGAAAACCGCCTGCGCGTCGATTATGAAATTCATGATGCCCTAACCGGTGCTCGCATGACTCGAGCACACACTATGCAGGTTGCGGTAACCATTGAAGAGCAAGAAATGTGCTTTGCTTCACCGAAAGTGTTTACTGAAAAAGTAGAACACTGGCACCAGTTTGGCTGCTTACCTCTCACAGCTGAACAGCAACCTCAGGCCTCTAGCCCACCGCAGGTGAATCATGAATCTGTTTAA